The Kineothrix sp. MB12-C1 genome includes a window with the following:
- the rho gene encoding transcription termination factor Rho, with protein sequence MREKYESLALVDLKEIAKTRKIKGASTMKKAELVEAMLLEDEKEKTVALEAKGSEKAEKNADNRQVSAPKAQEDNRPALENNRQAAGRSEDEKFPSDLDSGIMAHGILEVMPDGYGFIRCENYLPGENDVYVAPSQIRRFNLKTGDILEGNTRVKSQSEKFSALLYVKSINGYHPEVAARRCNFEDMTPIFPDERMRLETPGASVAMRVMDLMSPVGKGQRGMIVSPPKAGKTTLLKEVAKSVKKNSPDIHLIILLIDERPEEVTDIKEAIEGPNVEVIYSTFDEMPEHHKRVSEMVIERAKRLVEHKKDVMILLDSITRLTRAYNLTVPPSGRTLSGGLDPAALYMPKRFFGAARNMRGGGSLTILATALVDTGSKMDDVVYEEFKGTGNMEMVLDRKLSERRVFPAIDIPKSGTRREDLLLSVEEQEAIGIMRKALNGLKTEEAVDKILDMFSKTKNNAEFVQMVKKIKFF encoded by the coding sequence ATGAGAGAGAAATATGAATCGTTGGCACTTGTTGACTTAAAAGAAATTGCTAAAACAAGGAAAATTAAAGGTGCTTCTACTATGAAAAAAGCGGAGCTGGTGGAAGCGATGCTTTTAGAGGATGAAAAAGAGAAAACTGTTGCATTAGAAGCCAAAGGAAGTGAAAAGGCAGAAAAGAATGCGGACAATCGTCAGGTAAGTGCTCCGAAAGCACAGGAAGATAATAGACCTGCTTTAGAAAATAATCGACAGGCAGCAGGACGGTCTGAGGATGAGAAGTTCCCTTCCGATTTGGATAGCGGCATTATGGCACATGGTATTCTGGAAGTGATGCCGGATGGTTATGGTTTTATTCGCTGTGAGAACTATCTTCCGGGAGAGAATGATGTTTATGTTGCGCCCAGTCAGATCAGACGTTTTAATTTAAAGACCGGAGATATCCTGGAAGGCAATACGAGAGTTAAGTCGCAAAGCGAGAAGTTCAGCGCTTTATTATATGTAAAAAGTATTAATGGTTATCATCCTGAGGTGGCGGCGCGCAGATGCAATTTCGAGGATATGACCCCTATTTTCCCGGATGAAAGAATGCGCCTTGAGACTCCGGGAGCTTCAGTAGCGATGCGCGTTATGGATTTGATGAGTCCGGTAGGCAAGGGGCAAAGAGGTATGATCGTATCTCCTCCGAAAGCGGGAAAGACAACCTTATTAAAGGAAGTCGCGAAATCGGTGAAGAAGAACTCCCCTGATATTCATCTTATTATTCTTCTGATCGATGAACGTCCGGAAGAAGTGACCGATATTAAGGAAGCGATAGAGGGACCGAATGTGGAAGTGATTTATTCCACCTTTGATGAAATGCCGGAACACCATAAAAGAGTTTCTGAAATGGTCATCGAAAGGGCGAAACGCCTCGTGGAACATAAAAAAGACGTTATGATATTGTTGGATAGCATTACTCGCTTGACAAGGGCTTATAACCTTACGGTTCCCCCGAGCGGAAGAACGCTTTCCGGCGGTCTTGATCCGGCAGCTTTATACATGCCGAAGCGCTTCTTCGGTGCCGCGAGAAATATGAGAGGCGGCGGTAGTTTGACAATTCTCGCTACGGCACTTGTGGATACGGGAAGCAAGATGGACGATGTAGTATATGAGGAATTCAAGGGTACCGGTAATATGGAGATGGTGCTTGACCGCAAGCTTTCAGAGCGCAGAGTGTTCCCGGCGATTGATATTCCCAAGTCAGGAACAAGGCGTGAAGACTTGCTTTTATCGGTGGAAGAGCAGGAAGCGATCGGTATTATGCGCAAGGCGCTGAATGGACTTAAGACAGAAGAAGCTGTGGACAAGATTCTGGATATGTTCTCAAAGACGAAAAATAATGCGGAATTCGTTCAAATGGTGAAAAAAATCAAATTTTTCTAA
- the rpmE gene encoding 50S ribosomal protein L31, with product MKEGIHPNYYQANVTCNCGNAFVTGSTKSEIHVEVCSKCHSFYTGQQKSVRADGRIDKFNKKYGVESK from the coding sequence ATGAAAGAAGGAATCCATCCTAATTATTATCAGGCGAATGTAACTTGTAACTGCGGCAATGCGTTTGTAACCGGTTCAACGAAATCCGAGATTCACGTTGAAGTTTGCTCGAAATGTCATTCGTTCTACACAGGTCAGCAGAAATCTGTAAGAGCTGATGGACGTATTGATAAGTTCAACAAGAAATACGGTGTCGAAAGCAAATAA
- a CDS encoding DUF1385 domain-containing protein has translation MKKSKCSRYSGVGGQAVLEGVMMKNKEQYAIAVRKPDGEIDIEVDVYQGVLHGSKLKEIPFIRGIFNFLDSMILGMKTLNHSVAFYEDEEAKETATDKVFQRVFKDRAESIMLGMVTLLSIVLAIAIFMVLPYYIASLFEGYIRNASVMAIIEGIMRILIFIGYIVAITMMKDIKRLYQYHGAEHKCINCIEKGRPLTVHNVMRSSRLHKRCGTSFLFFVIFVSIIVFFFIRVETPLLRVLIRILLIPVIAGISYELIRLAGRSDNIIVQILSLPGMWLQRLTTKEPDESMVEVAIASVDAIFDWKAYLKDTFGYEVDESWLKDGHEDEDDAE, from the coding sequence ATGAAAAAGAGTAAATGCTCTCGTTATTCCGGCGTAGGCGGGCAGGCAGTGCTGGAAGGCGTTATGATGAAAAATAAAGAACAGTATGCGATTGCTGTTCGCAAGCCTGATGGTGAAATCGATATAGAGGTCGATGTATATCAGGGAGTTCTTCATGGAAGTAAGTTAAAGGAGATACCGTTTATCCGTGGTATTTTTAACTTCTTAGATTCCATGATATTAGGAATGAAAACACTCAATCATTCCGTGGCCTTCTATGAAGATGAGGAAGCTAAGGAGACGGCAACGGATAAGGTATTTCAAAGAGTGTTCAAGGATAGGGCAGAAAGCATTATGCTGGGAATGGTTACTTTGCTCTCCATCGTATTAGCTATTGCTATTTTTATGGTGCTTCCTTATTATATTGCGTCGTTGTTCGAAGGATATATAAGAAATGCATCTGTTATGGCAATTATCGAAGGTATTATGCGTATTCTCATCTTTATCGGTTACATTGTAGCCATTACGATGATGAAGGATATTAAGAGACTGTATCAATATCATGGTGCTGAACATAAATGTATTAATTGTATTGAAAAAGGGCGCCCTCTTACTGTGCATAATGTAATGAGAAGTTCCAGACTTCATAAAAGATGCGGAACCAGCTTTCTATTCTTTGTTATTTTTGTAAGTATTATCGTATTCTTTTTTATCAGAGTGGAAACTCCCTTGCTCCGTGTATTAATTCGTATTTTGTTAATTCCTGTAATTGCAGGCATCTCCTATGAGTTAATTCGCTTAGCGGGAAGAAGTGATAATATAATAGTTCAAATACTTTCTTTGCCGGGAATGTGGTTGCAGCGTCTTACGACGAAGGAACCGGATGAGTCTATGGTAGAAGTTGCCATTGCATCGGTGGACGCAATTTTTGATTGGAAAGCATATCTGAAGGATACATTTGGCTATGAAGTGGATGAATCTTGGTTAAAAGATGGGCATGAAGATGAGGATGACGCGGAATAG